The sequence ATCGTGTGCTGAGGCTAACGTGGGCGCAACCGGCCGAGGTCCCACGAACGGACAAACCGGCATCATAGCGCATGCCGGAGCGGCCTCGCGGTCCCTCGGCCACGATCTCGACATCCAAGCGGGGGTCGACGGCCATCACCGCGTTTCAATCGCAGTGCGGCCGAAGTCCTGGTCTGCGATACTGGGGTGACCGATTCCGGTCCGCATGCGGCAACACCACGTCACCCTGTCGGTACTGCTGGCTAGCGTTCTCGCTCTGAACGCGGCGCACTTGGCCGCGCAGGCGGGGACGACGACCGGGATCATCCGGGGCACTGTCAGCGATCCGGCGGGCGACCCCGTGCCCGCCGCGGTGATCGTCATCCAGAACCGGGACACGGACCTGGTGACGACGGTGGTGACCTCCGGCTCTGGGACGTTCGTGCGTACGCTGCTGCCGCCGGGAGCCTACGACCTGACGGTGGCGCCGGCCACCGCGGGATTCGGCACGGAGCGAATCGAGGGCGCGGTTCTCCGTGTGGGCGAGACGCTCGACCTGGAGGTGGAGCTGCGCGTCGTGGCGGCGGAGACGGTGACCGTCGTCAGCAAGCTGCCGTCGCCCGTCGACACGACGGACGTCACGCGCTCGCAGCGGATTCGGGAAGACGTGGTGGACGGGCTGCCGAGCAACGGCCGCAACTTCCTGAACCTGACACTGCTCACGCCCGGCACTTCCATCTCGCAGGGGCCGGACGGCGACGAGCTCAACATCGCGGGGCAGCGCGGCATCTTCAACAACTTCATCGTCGACGGCGCCGACTTCAACAACCCCTTCTTCGGGGAGCAGCGCGGCGGGCAGCGGCCCGCCTTCACCTTCAATCAGGACGCCATCGAGGACCTGGTGGTGGTGAACCAGGGTGCGACGGCGGAGTACGGCCGCTCCGCGGGCGGGTTCGTCAACGTAATCACGAAATCGGGAACCAACGTGTTGACGGGCTCGGCCCACTATTACGGCCAGTGGGACGAGATCGCGGCGCCCTTTCCGGCTGCGCGCGGCGGTGAGAAACCCGATTTCGGCCGCAACCAGGCGGGCGCTACGCTGGGCGGTCCGCTCGTCCGCGACCGGGCCTTCTTTTTCGTTGCGTATGACCAGCAGGAGTCCGACGAAACCAAGCAGTCAACCCGCCATGTGGTGAACCGGGCGAACCTGGAACGGCTCGATCAGTTCCTCCAGACACGTTGGCCGGGCCTGTTCGACGGCGAGTTCGGGCCGATTCGGCGCACCGACGACGCGCGGTCGCTCCTCGCCAAGGTGGACCTGAACCTGGACGGCCGGCACCAGGCCTCCGTCAAGTACAACTACACGTGGGCGGAGCAGGTGAACGGCACGTTCGACGTCGACGCCTGGGGAGCGTCGGCCAACGGGATCGAAGGCGGGTACTCACACGCCCTCAACGGCAGCCTCCGCTCCCTGCTAACCAACGCGCTCTCCAACGAGTTCCGCATCCAATGGGCACGGGAGGACCGGCCACGGCGGTACGACGGCCCGGTGCTGCGCGGCGCGCGGACTGCCGGCCCGCCACAATTCGACCGGCTGGGCGGGCGGCCGTTCCCAGACATCTCGATGGACTTCGCCGACGGCTTTCGGATCGGGCTGCCGTTCTTCCTTCCCGTCGATCCCTACTTCGACACCCGGCTTCAGGTGGTCGACAACCTCTCGTTCGCCGCCGGCAGTCATCTCTTCAAGGCGGGGTTCGAGTACAACCGGACCCACGCGGAGCAGCAGTTCGTCGGGCTGGCGAACGGCCGCTACATCTTCGATTCGGTCGACGGCTTCATCGACTTTGTGACGCACGGCAACCACTACGTCACCTGCTCCGACGGATCGTCCAGCGCCCTGGGCGTCTGCGCGCCGGGGGCGGACGTGGCAGGCCCTGTGCTCCTTTACCTGCAAGCCGTGACCGTGCCTGGAATTCCTTCGAACCAGCTCGGGGCGCAGGCGCTTGATACGCAGGAACTGGGCGTGTTCATTCAGGACACCTGGCAGCCGCACGACCGCGTGACTCTGGACCTCGGGCTCCGCTGGGAAGGCACCTGGCACCCGAAGGTCTTCGTCGAACCGCAGGACGCTTTCTTCGCGCCGTACCTCGACGACCCACGCTTTCCGTCCGATGGCCGGATTCCTGACGACTTCGACAACTTCCAGCCGCGCGCCGGCGTAGCCTGGGACGTTGCCGGCGATGGCCGGACGGTAGTGCGTGGAAATGCCGGATCCTATGTGGCGCGGATCCCGATGCTCGTTTTCGCGCAGCACCGGTCGACCAATGGCGCCTTTCAGCAGACTCTGTTCCGCAGCAGCGCCGACGCTCCGGTACTCGGCCCCGTGCCTTCCATCGACCATCTCATCGACGCTTCCACGACACCCCCGTTCCTGCCGGACATCCAGGTTGCCGATCGCGACTTCGAGCTGCCGCGCACCTGGTCGTTCAGCACCGGCGTGGACCGGGATCTGGGCCGCGGCGTCGCGGCAAGCGCCACGTTCATCCACGCGAGGACCGACCACCTGTTCCGGTTCGTGAACCGGAACGATCCGGCCTTCGGCTCCCCGTTCGGGCTAGGCACCCATCCCTCCGGAGGCGGCATCAACGCGCTGACCGTCGCCGAGAGCAGCGCGCGCTCGCGGTATTCCGCCCTCACCCTCGGACTGCGCGGGCGCGGCGCGGTGCGCAGCCGGCCGGTCACTTTCGAGACCCACTACACGCTCGCCTTCGACCGCTCGGACGACGACAACGAGCGCGATCCGTTCACCCTGCGGTACGCCGACGCCAGCAACCTCGCGCCGGAATACGGATGGTCGGATCGTGACCGTCGACACCAGGTGAGCGGCTACCTGCTTATTGCCCTCCCGGGTGACCTGCAGCTCAACAACGTGGTCCGCTACCTCTCCGCCTCGCCTGCCTCCGAGTCCTGCGCCAACCGGGGCATGCGGGCGGCACAGCCGTCGGACCGCATTTGTGCGGACGGCACCATTCTCACGCGCAACACGCTGCGGCGCGACAACGCGTTCTTCACCTGGGACATCCGGTTCTCCCGGCGCTTCACGCTTCGCAACGGCGCCGTCGTAGAGCCGCTAGTCGAGGTGTTCAACCTGACGAACGCCGACAACTTCCTCGACAGCGCGCACGGATCGTTGCTCTTCAACTTCGACGGCGCACTACGCAGCGGCCTCGGCGATACGCGCCGCGGCCAGGTGGGGCTCAGCGTCCGGTTCTGAACTGGCGGCGCGCCGGACGATCCAACCGCGCAGCTTAGCGGCCCAGGCGGCTACCGCGGCGGGGGCGAAGGCGCCGGAGGCGGAGCAGGAGGCGCCGGCTGTGGAGGAAGCACGTTGCCCGGAGCCGTTCCGAGCTCCGCCTCCAACCATTCACCGTTCACACGGAGGACGATTACCCCCATCGGCTTGTCTCCGTGCATCCCGTGAACCCTGAACCCGACTTCCTCACCCGTCAATACGACGGGCTCCGTAAGCGGCGCCCATGGCCGCGACCACTGCGCACCGGCCCAGCTCGCCACAGCCAGCAGGGATCCACACCAGATTGCAATCAGCAAGACGAGTGCGCTTCTGGACATAGCAGCCTCTTCCTCTATCTCGATCTTCTGGCAGCCTTAGACCCCGGCTGTCCTGATCTGCCCCGTTCCCGCACCTCACCCGCCGCACGGTGCTATAACGGAAAGAGGACGTCCGGTCACATGGCCGTCAGCGTTTTCGACCTCTTCACCATCGGGATCGGCCCGTCGAGTTCCCACACCGTCGGACCGATGCGGGCGGCGCGACAGTTCGGGCTGGAGCTGGAGGCGGCCGGCAGCCTGCAGCGGGTCACGCGCGTCCAGGTGCAACTGTTCGGCTCGCTCGCCGCGACCGGTCGCGGCCATGGCAGCCACAAGGCGTTGATGCTCGGACTGGAAGGGGAAACCGCCGAGCAGACCGACATCGACCGGATCCCGGCCCGGATCGCCACGATCAACCAGAACCGGCGCCTGACCCTGCTCGGCCGCCAAGCGATCGACTTCGACACGGAGACAGACCTCGTGTTCGAACGGCGTGGGAGCCTCCCCGGGCACCCGAACGGCATGCGCTTCGTCGCGTTCGCGGGCCCCGACGTCGTCGAGGAACGAATCTACTACTCCGTCGGCGGCGGTTTCGTGGCAACCGCGGACGCTGATGGGCAGGCGGTGCTCACCGAGCGCGACACTTCGCTCCCGCTGCCGTTCAGCACGGGCCGGGAGTTGCTCGCGCTGTGCGGCCACCACCGGCTGGCAATCAGCGACGTGATGTTGCGCAACGAGTGCGCCTGGCGGCCGGAAGCGGAGGTGCGAGCCGGCCTGCTGCGGATCTGGGAAGCGATGCAGCAGTGCGTGCGGCGGGGCTGCGAGAACCACGGGCAGTTGCCCGGCCTGAAGCTGGAGCGGCGGGCAGCCACGCTGTACCGGCAACTGAACAGTCAGCCGGACGCCGCGCGCCACGATCCCCTGGCCGTCATTGACTGGGTGAATCTGTTCGCTCTGGCGGTGAACGAGGAGAACGCGATGGGCGGCCGCGTCGTTACCGCCCCGACGAACGGGGCGGCGGGGATCATCCCCGCCGTGCTGCACTACTACGCCCGGTTCTGTGACGGAGCGAACGACGACGGCGTCGTCCGGTTTCTGCTGACTGCCGGCGGGATCGGCCTCCTGTTCAAGGCGAATGCCTCGATCAGCGGAGCCGAGGTGGGCTGCCAGGGCGAGGTAGGGTCCGCCTGCTCGATGGCCGCCGGCGCGCTGACCGAGGTGCTCGGCGGCTCGCCCGCCCAGGTCGAGAACGCCGCCGAGATCGGGATGGAGCACAATCTCGGCCTGACCTGCGACCCGGTGGCCGGCCTGGTGCAGATCCCGTGCATCGAACGCAACGCCATGGCGTCGGTGGAAGCGATCAACGCTTCGCGCCTGGCCCTGCGCGGCACGGGGCGGCACTTCGTCTCTCTCGACAAGGTCATCCGGACGATGCGGGACACCGGCCGCGACATGCAGGAGAAGTACAAGGAAACCTCCCGCGGCGGACTGGCGATGCATGCCGTCAGTGTGCCGGTCAGCATCATCGAGTGCTAGTCGCGCCCTCCCTTCTCGCCGTCGGGCTGGGGCTTCTGTGCATATACTCCACGCGTGAAGCGCACCTACCTTGCGGTAGTAGTCGTCCAGGTCGTGGTTCTCGCGGCGCTATGGCTGGTTTCCCGTCACTTCGGCGGCTGACCCGCCGTTCCCGGACTCTTCTGGCGAGTCTCGGCGTCGCGCTTCTCGGGTTCACCATCGCCGCGCCGCTCGCCGCCGCACAATCGGCGGCGGTCAGCGGCATCGTCGCCGACGAGACCGGCGCCGTTCTGCCCGGCGTTGCCGTGACATTGCGCGGCGGGCCGGGCGTTTCGCAGGAAATCCTCACCGACGCGACGGGCCGGTTCGCGTTCCAGGGCTTGGCGTCAGGCACGTACACGGTCACGGCGTTCCTCAGCGGTTTCGGAGAAGTGACGACGGACGCCATCGCAGTTGCCGCCGATCCGGTCGCGTTGCCGCCCATAACGCTACGGCTCGCCACCTTCGACGAAGCCGTGGTGGTCACCGCGACACGGATCGAGGAACCGCTCCAGCAAGTACCGATGAGCATTTCCGCGGTGACCGGCGCGGACATCGAGCGGCGGGCCATCGGGAATCTGACGGAGCTGGCGCGCTGGACGCCCGGCCTGACCGTCGTGGATCAGGGCGCGCGCGGGAGCAACGTCGTGATCGTGCGCGGCCTCCACACCGATGCGATTAACGCATCGGAACAGGCGGGCAACAACTACAACAACGGCGTAGCCACGTACCTGGGTGACATTCCTCTCGCCGTCGACCTTCGGCTGCACGATGTCGAGCGGGTGGAGGTGCTGCTTGGACCCCAGGGGACGCTCTATGGCGCGGGAACCCTGGCGGGAGCCGTGCGCTATCTCCCGCGGCGGCCGGATACCGCGCGGCGCACCTTCGAAGTCCGGGGAGACCTGTTCGGCCTTTCGCACAGCGCGGCGGCCGGTTCCGATGCTGGTCTTACGTTCAACCTCCCGCTCGTGGCGAACCGGCTGGCGATCCGCGGTTCGGTTGATCGGTACTCGGACCCAGGGTTCATCGACTACGACTATCTCATCCAGACGCCGGGTGTCTCCGAGCCGGAGCCGGACCTGGCCAATCCCGAGGTGGTTGCGGCGAACCTTCGGCGGCAGCCGGATGCGAACACCGAAGAGACCCTGTCAGCCCGACTCTCGCTGCTGTGGCAGGCTGGGCCCAACTTCTCGGCGCTCCTGGCGTACCACCTGCAGGATCAGCGCGTGGGCGCGCGGCAGATCAACCACGCCCGCGCCTTCGAAACCGGGCGCTACGCCGCTGCCCACCGCTACCTCGAACCGAACGATCGCAGGAACGAGCTGCTGAGCCTCGAACTGAACTGGGAGCTGGGTGTTGCGCAACTGACGATAGCCGCCGGCTATTCGCAGTTTGAAGCGCTGGGGCAACGGGACCAGACCGACCTGCTAATCCAGGAGTTCGGCATCGCGGGGCTGCTGCCCAGCCGGTTCCCGGCCCTGGCGCGGGCGCAGGCGATCGACCCTTCCGTCTCTGCCGGCGATCTGACGTCCAGCTTTCGCGCCTTCAGCGCCTACACGCGGGAAGAGAGCCGCGAGGAGCGGTTCAACTGGGAATCGCGCCTCGTCTCCACCGGCGATGGGCCGTGGCACTGGGTCGGCGGCGGCTTCTTCAATGACTACGAGAGCCGCGGCACGAGCCACGAGTTCGCTCCCGGGCTGACCGGATTCTCCGGCGTCACGCCGATCCTCAGCGGGCGTGCTGTGAGCGAGCCGGTCGAGTACTACAGCCTGGGCGTACAGGACGTCCGGGAGCGCGCGCTGTTCGGGGAAATCTCACGTGACCTCGGCGAGCGGTGGCGGCTGACCGGCGGCGGCCGCTGGTTCGGCTACCGCATCGAGACCGGCAACCTCACGGAGTTTCCGTATACCCCGCTGTACAACTCGCCGTTCACGGACTTCGCGTCCGACGACAGCGGCATGCTGCTAAAGGCAAGCGTCCGCTACCGCATCAACGACGCGACGAACGTCTACTTCGCCCGGTCCGAGGGCTACCGGATCGGCGGCGGCAACAACTTCCGGGTGTGCAACGAGGACGAGATCGCTTTGCTGACGGACGACGATCCGGCCAACGACCCGCCCCAGTCCGGCTGCATTTACGCCGATCAGGCGCTGATCCGGCCCGACACGACCAGCAACTACGAGGTGGGGGTGCGGCGCTCGTGGGACAACGAGCGGTTCACTCTCAGCGGGACCCTGTTTCACGTCGACTGGGAGGACATTCAGGTGGCCGGGCTCACGCCGTTCAGCGCAGAACCGATCACACTGAACGGCGGCGCCGCCGTCAGCCGCGGCGTCGAGCTGGCCGCGAACGCGGGCTTGACGAGCGCGTTGCGCTTCCGTGGATCGTGGTCGTTCACCGACGCGAAGCTGAGCCAGGATTCTCCCGGGCTGCTGGACGGCGGGGCAGACGCTTTCGAAGGCGACCGACTGTCAGGCGCGCCGCGGAATCAGGGAAGCCTGCTCGCGTCGTACGCGACACTGCTGGGTAGCGGCACCGCGGTCGAACTGCTGTACGGCTATACCTATGTCGGCGACGTCTTCACCCGGATCGGGCTGCGCGCGGGCGGCGAGGCGCTGCCTGCGTACGACCTCCACAACCTGTCGGCGTCGATAGCGCGCGGGGACTGGAGGTTGACGTTCTACGCGGAGAATCTGCTTGACGAGTACGCGGTGACCGGCGTGCGCCTGACACCCGGCAAGATCGGCCTCACGGACGACGGCTTCCTGTCGCGCCGCTACTTTGCCAACGTGCTCGCGCCGCGACGCGCCGGCGTGCGTTTCCGGTACGCATTCGGGAACTAGTCGGCCTCTGGGGACGGGCTGGTGCGCCGTCAGCACCGGGAGGCCCGGGCGCCATCAGGTAACAGGTGCTCGGCCGTGAGCCTGGCCCGGACCGGCAGTTCGGCCGCGCAAACCAGCGCCCGCATCGTCGGCGTGCGCTCGAACGCATCCGCCCCGATCGGCGCCGCACGCGATTTCAGGTGGGCGAACAGGGGACGCGAGCCGCCGACAGGACGCAGGTGCTTGCCGGGCTCACGGGCCGCCGGCAAGAGCTTCAGACTCACCCTCCCCCGCACATTGCCTCCGATGGCGAGGATACGATCGCGGGCGGGGTCGAGCTTCACCACGATGTCGCAGTGCGTACGGGCGCCGGCTCCCATCTGGCGGCGCCTTTCGGCAATCGATCGATAGGCCGGCCGCCGAGCGCTGCACAACAGATCGCCGGGCGCAATCGCCATCGCGCCAATGTCGTATGCCGCAAAACCAGCTGGCGTCTCGTCGGAGGCACGCGCCCGGATGGCCTGGTCGATGTACGTGTGGTGCGCCACCGCGCGCTTGAATCGACTCGCGTCGCCGAGACCGGCTTCGCACATCACCCAGGACACGAAGGCCGCCGACCACGGATACCGCCACCTCGCCGCAACGCCGGCCGGTCCGTTCCAGATGCCGTTCTGCGCGTTGAGTATCCAGCTACCCTGCGGCGTCACGGCCCAGTAGCCAGCAATCGAATCGGCAACCCGGGTGGATTCGGCGGGACTCGGCCGCCAGCGGCGCCAGGAGCGTCGTGTCGACCGCCCAGAGGCGTCGATCCTCGTCTGGTCCACGACGGTGAATCCGAAGAACGCCCATTCCTGCACGGCGATATCCACGATGCGGCGGCGGACTTCGTCGATGGGCAGGTCGCCGCACGTTGTCCGGCGGATCACCATGCTGCCCGGGGCGCCGCTCACACGCCCGGATGGCGGCGTGACGTCGAGTCGGGCAGTAGGCAGGCGCTCGAACGACGTCCCCTGCGCAAAGCCCACGGATACGCTCCCCTCGCCGGCCGCGACCGCTACGGCCAGCACCACCGCTACGCCCACGCGCATTTTCGAGCGTTCCATCCGTCCCTCGACTACGGCGCACCATTATGCCAAGTCTCCGGACGACGGTAGCTGGGAATAGAATGGGATCAGGACGCCCTTCGTGAAGGAGCCCCGCTACCGCGAGCATCTGGCCCGGATCCGAGACACCTTTCCCGCCCCGGTCTCGGATCGTATGCACGACGCGTATTTCGTCTTTTCCATCCTGCGCGCGCTCGATGCGGTGGACGACCTCAAGTCCGAGGTTCCACTGCTCGGCCGCCCGCGGGCGCTGGACTACGAGCCCGCCGAGCAGGCCGAACTGGCCGACGAGGGGCGCAGCGTGGAAGAGGTGGCGCGCCTGCTGGTGCGCCAACTGGAAGGGATGCCGATCTGGGGCCATCCCCGCACGCAGATCAACGTAGTCCCGCCCCCTTCGATCCCGAGCGTCATCGGCTCGCTGCTGCCCGCCATCTACAACCCGAATCTCGTCTCCGACGACACGTCGTTCGGCCTCATGCTGACCGAGGCTGCGGTCGCGGCCATGGCGTCGCGGTTGATCGGTTACGACCCTGAGCAGGCGGCCGGCGTGTTCACTTTCGGCGGGACCGGGACCGTGCTCTATGGCGCGAAACTCGGCATCGAGAAGGCGTTTCCTGACGCGATGGACACCGGCGTGCCGGCCGGAGGCGCGCTT comes from Acidobacteriota bacterium and encodes:
- a CDS encoding TonB-dependent receptor produces the protein MRQHHVTLSVLLASVLALNAAHLAAQAGTTTGIIRGTVSDPAGDPVPAAVIVIQNRDTDLVTTVVTSGSGTFVRTLLPPGAYDLTVAPATAGFGTERIEGAVLRVGETLDLEVELRVVAAETVTVVSKLPSPVDTTDVTRSQRIREDVVDGLPSNGRNFLNLTLLTPGTSISQGPDGDELNIAGQRGIFNNFIVDGADFNNPFFGEQRGGQRPAFTFNQDAIEDLVVVNQGATAEYGRSAGGFVNVITKSGTNVLTGSAHYYGQWDEIAAPFPAARGGEKPDFGRNQAGATLGGPLVRDRAFFFVAYDQQESDETKQSTRHVVNRANLERLDQFLQTRWPGLFDGEFGPIRRTDDARSLLAKVDLNLDGRHQASVKYNYTWAEQVNGTFDVDAWGASANGIEGGYSHALNGSLRSLLTNALSNEFRIQWAREDRPRRYDGPVLRGARTAGPPQFDRLGGRPFPDISMDFADGFRIGLPFFLPVDPYFDTRLQVVDNLSFAAGSHLFKAGFEYNRTHAEQQFVGLANGRYIFDSVDGFIDFVTHGNHYVTCSDGSSSALGVCAPGADVAGPVLLYLQAVTVPGIPSNQLGAQALDTQELGVFIQDTWQPHDRVTLDLGLRWEGTWHPKVFVEPQDAFFAPYLDDPRFPSDGRIPDDFDNFQPRAGVAWDVAGDGRTVVRGNAGSYVARIPMLVFAQHRSTNGAFQQTLFRSSADAPVLGPVPSIDHLIDASTTPPFLPDIQVADRDFELPRTWSFSTGVDRDLGRGVAASATFIHARTDHLFRFVNRNDPAFGSPFGLGTHPSGGGINALTVAESSARSRYSALTLGLRGRGAVRSRPVTFETHYTLAFDRSDDDNERDPFTLRYADASNLAPEYGWSDRDRRHQVSGYLLIALPGDLQLNNVVRYLSASPASESCANRGMRAAQPSDRICADGTILTRNTLRRDNAFFTWDIRFSRRFTLRNGAVVEPLVEVFNLTNADNFLDSAHGSLLFNFDGALRSGLGDTRRGQVGLSVRF
- a CDS encoding L-serine ammonia-lyase, giving the protein MAVSVFDLFTIGIGPSSSHTVGPMRAARQFGLELEAAGSLQRVTRVQVQLFGSLAATGRGHGSHKALMLGLEGETAEQTDIDRIPARIATINQNRRLTLLGRQAIDFDTETDLVFERRGSLPGHPNGMRFVAFAGPDVVEERIYYSVGGGFVATADADGQAVLTERDTSLPLPFSTGRELLALCGHHRLAISDVMLRNECAWRPEAEVRAGLLRIWEAMQQCVRRGCENHGQLPGLKLERRAATLYRQLNSQPDAARHDPLAVIDWVNLFALAVNEENAMGGRVVTAPTNGAAGIIPAVLHYYARFCDGANDDGVVRFLLTAGGIGLLFKANASISGAEVGCQGEVGSACSMAAGALTEVLGGSPAQVENAAEIGMEHNLGLTCDPVAGLVQIPCIERNAMASVEAINASRLALRGTGRHFVSLDKVIRTMRDTGRDMQEKYKETSRGGLAMHAVSVPVSIIEC
- a CDS encoding TonB-dependent receptor; this translates as MAGFPSLRRLTRRSRTLLASLGVALLGFTIAAPLAAAQSAAVSGIVADETGAVLPGVAVTLRGGPGVSQEILTDATGRFAFQGLASGTYTVTAFLSGFGEVTTDAIAVAADPVALPPITLRLATFDEAVVVTATRIEEPLQQVPMSISAVTGADIERRAIGNLTELARWTPGLTVVDQGARGSNVVIVRGLHTDAINASEQAGNNYNNGVATYLGDIPLAVDLRLHDVERVEVLLGPQGTLYGAGTLAGAVRYLPRRPDTARRTFEVRGDLFGLSHSAAAGSDAGLTFNLPLVANRLAIRGSVDRYSDPGFIDYDYLIQTPGVSEPEPDLANPEVVAANLRRQPDANTEETLSARLSLLWQAGPNFSALLAYHLQDQRVGARQINHARAFETGRYAAAHRYLEPNDRRNELLSLELNWELGVAQLTIAAGYSQFEALGQRDQTDLLIQEFGIAGLLPSRFPALARAQAIDPSVSAGDLTSSFRAFSAYTREESREERFNWESRLVSTGDGPWHWVGGGFFNDYESRGTSHEFAPGLTGFSGVTPILSGRAVSEPVEYYSLGVQDVRERALFGEISRDLGERWRLTGGGRWFGYRIETGNLTEFPYTPLYNSPFTDFASDDSGMLLKASVRYRINDATNVYFARSEGYRIGGGNNFRVCNEDEIALLTDDDPANDPPQSGCIYADQALIRPDTTSNYEVGVRRSWDNERFTLSGTLFHVDWEDIQVAGLTPFSAEPITLNGGAAVSRGVELAANAGLTSALRFRGSWSFTDAKLSQDSPGLLDGGADAFEGDRLSGAPRNQGSLLASYATLLGSGTAVELLYGYTYVGDVFTRIGLRAGGEALPAYDLHNLSASIARGDWRLTFYAENLLDEYAVTGVRLTPGKIGLTDDGFLSRRYFANVLAPRRAGVRFRYAFGN
- a CDS encoding DUF2272 domain-containing protein, whose translation is MERSKMRVGVAVVLAVAVAAGEGSVSVGFAQGTSFERLPTARLDVTPPSGRVSGAPGSMVIRRTTCGDLPIDEVRRRIVDIAVQEWAFFGFTVVDQTRIDASGRSTRRSWRRWRPSPAESTRVADSIAGYWAVTPQGSWILNAQNGIWNGPAGVAARWRYPWSAAFVSWVMCEAGLGDASRFKRAVAHHTYIDQAIRARASDETPAGFAAYDIGAMAIAPGDLLCSARRPAYRSIAERRRQMGAGARTHCDIVVKLDPARDRILAIGGNVRGRVSLKLLPAAREPGKHLRPVGGSRPLFAHLKSRAAPIGADAFERTPTMRALVCAAELPVRARLTAEHLLPDGARASRC